In one window of Azospirillum ramasamyi DNA:
- a CDS encoding TIGR02302 family protein, with the protein MKQNERRGDSGPGDSRTANGDRQGDGWGDGVREPRFRLVQARAALLWERLGPALWAPLSVLGAFLALALLNLLVLLPGWLHALALLGLAAAFLLSVAVGFRRFRAPAEDEARRRLERDSGLDHRPLHTLRDRPAGNDPMAQALWRLHQERARAAMRKLRVAWPGTEVPSHDRYALRALVILMLVVAGAAAWGDWRPRVAAALTPRFDGGAATATATLDLWINPPEYTGLPPVFLKSGSAATPAGTPGATSGPTSAGQQPANQPVQVPQGSLVLARVTGGSGTPSLEAGDQTGPFEAVDSTNFQVQRPVTGGTRISVTQSGSTLGSWPIEVVPDRAPIVAHVNQPSAAERGALKLEYAARDDYGLTEVKAQIRLAPAVPPATAPAPDGAAKADSAEMMELALSLPGVRPKEAHSTAFQDLTAHPWAGMPVTVRLTATDGAGQTGRSEDAAITLPERTFNHPVARAIVNQRKILTRNPQGSRVQVARALAELSARPGTYGDDIVAFLSMRTTIARLMLDESPDAIPPLQQQMWETALRIEDGGLSLAEKDLRDAEKRLSEALDKNAPDEELNRLMDELQAALDKFLDAMEQRMMEALQRGEQLPMVPPEMADQMTDRNDLQQMLDQMREMAQTGSRDAARQMLSQLQQMLENMRSGAMAQMNQQNGQQQNQSWEMMQQLQKLTQEQQKLLDQSFRQSQESMDQQQQGEQGQQGEQPRNRQSGQRRSQNGQQQNGQQNTGSPTLQKQAEQQEALRRQLGELMRRMGEQQGGEIPQPLGRAERAMRDAAQALQQGAPGAAVPSQTEAMEQLQQGMQGMAEQMAQQMMMGQGPAMMGQQGQMPRQNGRGRDPLGRRPSGYGMQDSNDVKIPEQSELQRAREILDELRRRSGQYGRPQEERNYIDRLLKQF; encoded by the coding sequence ATGAAGCAGAACGAGCGGCGCGGCGACTCCGGACCCGGCGACAGCCGGACTGCCAACGGCGACCGGCAGGGCGATGGGTGGGGCGATGGCGTGCGGGAACCGCGCTTCCGGCTGGTCCAGGCGCGCGCGGCGCTGTTATGGGAACGGCTGGGACCGGCTCTCTGGGCGCCCCTGTCCGTCCTCGGCGCCTTTCTGGCGCTGGCCCTGCTGAATCTGCTGGTCCTGTTGCCGGGCTGGCTGCATGCGCTGGCGCTTCTGGGGCTCGCCGCGGCCTTCCTGCTGTCGGTCGCCGTCGGGTTCCGGCGCTTCCGCGCGCCCGCCGAGGATGAGGCGCGGCGGCGGTTGGAGCGCGACAGCGGCCTGGACCACCGTCCGCTGCACACCCTGCGCGACCGCCCGGCCGGCAACGACCCGATGGCCCAGGCCCTGTGGCGCCTGCACCAGGAGCGCGCCCGCGCCGCCATGCGCAAGCTGCGCGTCGCGTGGCCGGGAACCGAGGTGCCGTCGCACGACCGCTACGCCCTGCGGGCCCTCGTGATCCTGATGCTGGTGGTGGCCGGCGCCGCCGCCTGGGGAGATTGGCGCCCGCGGGTGGCCGCCGCCCTGACCCCTCGGTTCGACGGCGGCGCGGCCACGGCCACGGCCACGCTCGATCTCTGGATCAACCCGCCCGAATATACCGGCCTGCCGCCGGTCTTCCTGAAATCCGGCTCCGCCGCAACACCTGCCGGCACACCCGGCGCCACGTCCGGTCCGACATCCGCCGGCCAGCAGCCGGCCAACCAGCCGGTCCAGGTTCCGCAAGGCAGCCTCGTGCTGGCTCGCGTCACCGGCGGCAGCGGCACCCCCAGCCTGGAAGCCGGCGACCAGACCGGCCCGTTCGAGGCGGTGGATTCCACCAATTTCCAGGTACAAAGGCCGGTGACCGGCGGAACCCGCATCTCCGTCACCCAGAGCGGCAGCACGCTCGGCTCCTGGCCGATCGAGGTGGTGCCGGACCGCGCGCCCATCGTCGCCCATGTCAACCAGCCCTCGGCTGCCGAGCGCGGCGCCCTGAAGCTTGAATATGCCGCCCGCGACGATTACGGCCTGACCGAGGTGAAGGCGCAAATCCGCCTCGCCCCCGCCGTTCCGCCGGCAACCGCCCCGGCACCGGACGGGGCCGCGAAGGCGGACAGCGCCGAGATGATGGAGCTTGCGCTGTCGCTGCCCGGCGTCCGCCCGAAGGAGGCGCACAGCACCGCCTTCCAGGACCTGACCGCCCATCCCTGGGCCGGCATGCCGGTGACGGTGCGCCTGACCGCCACCGACGGCGCCGGCCAGACCGGCCGGTCGGAGGATGCGGCGATCACCCTGCCGGAACGGACCTTCAACCACCCGGTCGCCCGCGCCATCGTGAACCAGCGCAAGATCCTGACCCGCAATCCGCAGGGCTCGCGGGTGCAGGTCGCCCGCGCGCTGGCCGAGCTCTCCGCCCGGCCCGGCACCTATGGCGACGACATCGTCGCCTTCCTGTCGATGCGCACCACCATCGCCCGGCTGATGTTGGATGAAAGCCCCGATGCCATCCCCCCGCTGCAGCAGCAGATGTGGGAAACCGCGCTGCGCATCGAGGACGGCGGCCTGTCGCTGGCCGAAAAGGACCTGCGCGACGCCGAGAAGCGGCTGTCCGAGGCGCTGGACAAGAATGCGCCGGACGAGGAGCTGAACCGCCTGATGGACGAGTTGCAGGCCGCGCTCGACAAGTTCCTGGACGCCATGGAACAGCGGATGATGGAAGCCCTGCAGCGCGGCGAGCAGCTGCCCATGGTCCCGCCCGAGATGGCCGATCAGATGACCGACCGCAATGACCTGCAGCAGATGCTCGACCAGATGCGCGAGATGGCGCAGACGGGATCGCGCGACGCCGCGCGCCAGATGCTGTCCCAGCTGCAGCAGATGCTGGAGAACATGCGCTCCGGCGCCATGGCCCAGATGAACCAGCAGAACGGCCAGCAGCAGAACCAGAGCTGGGAGATGATGCAGCAGCTGCAGAAGCTGACCCAGGAGCAGCAGAAGCTTCTGGACCAGAGCTTCCGCCAGTCGCAGGAATCGATGGACCAGCAGCAGCAGGGCGAGCAGGGACAGCAGGGCGAACAGCCGCGCAACCGGCAGTCCGGCCAACGCCGCAGCCAGAACGGCCAGCAGCAGAACGGACAGCAGAATACCGGCAGCCCGACCCTGCAGAAGCAGGCCGAGCAGCAGGAGGCCCTGCGCCGCCAGCTGGGCGAGCTGATGCGCCGCATGGGCGAGCAGCAGGGCGGCGAAATCCCGCAGCCGCTGGGCCGCGCCGAACGCGCCATGCGCGACGCCGCCCAGGCCCTGCAGCAGGGCGCCCCCGGCGCCGCCGTACCGTCGCAGACCGAGGCGATGGAACAGCTCCAGCAGGGGATGCAGGGCATGGCCGAGCAGATGGCCCAGCAGATGATGATGGGCCAGGGGCCGGCCATGATGGGCCAGCAGGGCCAGATGCCGCGCCAGAACGGCCGCGGCCGCGACCCGCTGGGCCGCCGCCCGTCCGGTTACGGCATGCAGGACTCCAACGACGTGAAGATCCCGGAACAGTCGGAACTGCAGCGCGCCCGCGAAATCCTCGATGAACTCCGCCGCCGCTCCGGTCAATACGGCCGCCCGCAGGAGGAACGCAACTACATCGACCGCCTGCTGAAGCAGTTCTGA
- a CDS encoding DUF2934 domain-containing protein, translating to MATKRKTAASAAPATAPTAAAPVFEAPVESWADIILRTNFASVEQDSIVLLQAASSLLESDSPEKVSIALDQNLKLWIAIKTVLLNDDCPVEPEVKANLRNLAQYVVSTTMLATQGAIETSKLVSLARLNMNIAEGLLSGQRNRMIQERAYQIWEEEGRPGGREEEHWLRAEAEVSGLFTV from the coding sequence ATGGCCACCAAGCGCAAGACCGCTGCCTCCGCTGCTCCCGCAACCGCTCCCACCGCTGCCGCGCCCGTCTTCGAAGCGCCGGTGGAAAGCTGGGCCGACATCATCCTGCGGACCAACTTCGCGTCGGTGGAACAGGACAGCATCGTCTTGCTGCAGGCGGCCAGCAGCCTCCTGGAATCGGACTCGCCGGAGAAGGTCAGCATCGCGCTGGACCAGAATCTGAAGCTGTGGATCGCGATCAAGACCGTCCTGCTGAACGACGACTGCCCGGTCGAGCCGGAGGTGAAGGCCAACCTGCGCAATCTGGCGCAGTATGTCGTCTCCACCACCATGCTGGCGACCCAGGGCGCCATCGAGACGAGCAAGCTGGTTTCGCTGGCCCGCCTGAACATGAACATCGCCGAGGGCCTGCTGAGCGGCCAGCGCAACCGGATGATCCAGGAACGCGCCTATCAGATTTGGGAAGAGGAAGGCCGTCCGGGAGGGCGCGAGGAGGAGCACTGGCTGCGCGCCGAGGCGGAGGTCTCCGGCCTGTTCACGGTCTAG
- a CDS encoding methyltransferase domain-containing protein — translation MYTDIVDLREFYESGLGRSAQRMIRRRIRTIWPDVRDQIVLGVGYTTPYLRPFMGEADRVVAVMPASQGVSFWPAEGPGMVALGDEADLPFGDNTIDRVLLVHGLEGTEQLRPMMREIWRVLAGGGRVLAVVPNRRGLWARADWTPFGHGFPYSASQLKQVLRDTMFVPERTRHALFMPPLRSHFLQKTAPAWEEVGARWFKAFAGVTMIEASKQIFAGVSRRAAQQPVKRRLIVPLPGGAAPAARSGSARIITGPGGDPVDGQQPYPRA, via the coding sequence ATGTACACAGATATCGTCGATCTGAGGGAGTTCTACGAGTCCGGATTGGGCAGGAGCGCCCAGCGGATGATCCGCCGGCGCATCCGCACCATCTGGCCGGACGTACGCGACCAGATCGTGCTCGGCGTCGGCTACACCACCCCCTATCTGCGTCCCTTCATGGGCGAGGCGGATCGGGTTGTCGCGGTGATGCCGGCCAGCCAGGGCGTCAGCTTCTGGCCGGCGGAGGGGCCGGGCATGGTGGCGCTGGGCGACGAAGCCGACCTGCCCTTCGGCGACAACACCATCGACCGCGTCCTGCTGGTCCACGGGCTGGAAGGCACGGAGCAGCTGCGGCCGATGATGCGCGAGATCTGGCGCGTGCTGGCCGGCGGCGGCCGGGTGCTGGCCGTGGTGCCGAATCGCCGCGGCCTGTGGGCGCGCGCCGACTGGACGCCCTTCGGCCACGGCTTCCCCTATTCGGCCTCGCAGCTGAAGCAGGTGCTGCGCGACACCATGTTCGTGCCGGAACGCACCCGCCACGCCCTGTTCATGCCGCCGTTGCGCTCGCATTTCCTGCAAAAGACGGCGCCGGCCTGGGAAGAGGTCGGCGCGCGCTGGTTCAAGGCCTTCGCCGGGGTGACGATGATCGAGGCGTCGAAGCAGATCTTCGCCGGCGTGTCGCGCCGGGCGGCGCAGCAGCCGGTCAAGCGCCGGCTGATCGTCCCCCTGCCGGGCGGCGCGGCCCCCGCCGCGCGAAGCGGCAGCGCCCGCATCATCACCGGCCCCGGCGGCGACCCGGTGGACGGGCAGCAGCCCTATCCGCGGGCCTGA
- a CDS encoding DMT family transporter, with protein sequence MTVPQQTLSKPHKRIDNIRLGIGSMLASVLFFSLMNALAKLLMDRFPVTEVMFFRSLFALIPVCLSIHLGKGFAATLYTRHPWGHMGRSLIGLTTMVAMFWSFHLLPLGDAIALNFAAPLFLTALSVPLLGEKVGIHRWSAVLVGFAGVLIIVQPSGDVLNLGAIIALCGALTNALAMITIRQLSRTEPPDTIVFYFTLLTTVLLGLTLPFSWVTPDPLDWLLLVAIGLLGGCGQLMLTRAYSLAPAAVVAPLNYTSLLLAVGFGWLIWSEVPTVTMAIGAAVVMASGLYILHRETRRRAAASQTLPPGDGD encoded by the coding sequence GTGACAGTCCCGCAGCAAACCCTCTCCAAGCCGCACAAGCGCATCGACAACATCCGGCTCGGCATCGGTTCGATGCTGGCGTCCGTGCTGTTCTTCTCGCTGATGAACGCCCTGGCGAAGCTCCTCATGGACCGCTTCCCGGTGACGGAGGTGATGTTCTTCCGCAGCCTGTTCGCGCTGATCCCGGTCTGCCTGTCGATCCATCTCGGCAAGGGCTTCGCTGCGACGCTGTACACCCGTCATCCCTGGGGCCATATGGGGCGGTCGCTGATCGGGCTGACCACCATGGTCGCCATGTTCTGGTCGTTCCACCTGCTGCCGCTGGGCGACGCCATCGCGCTGAACTTCGCCGCCCCGCTGTTCCTCACCGCGCTGTCGGTGCCGCTGCTCGGCGAGAAGGTCGGCATCCACCGCTGGAGCGCGGTGCTGGTCGGCTTCGCCGGCGTGCTGATCATCGTGCAGCCCAGCGGCGACGTGCTGAACCTGGGCGCCATCATCGCGCTGTGCGGCGCGCTGACCAACGCGCTGGCGATGATCACCATCCGCCAGTTGAGCCGGACGGAACCGCCGGACACCATCGTTTTCTATTTCACCCTGCTGACCACGGTCCTCCTGGGACTGACCCTGCCCTTTTCCTGGGTCACGCCGGATCCGCTGGATTGGCTTCTGCTGGTCGCGATCGGCCTGCTGGGCGGCTGTGGGCAGCTGATGCTGACGCGCGCCTATTCGCTGGCGCCGGCCGCGGTGGTGGCGCCGCTGAACTACACCTCGCTTCTGCTTGCGGTCGGCTTCGGCTGGCTCATCTGGAGCGAAGTGCCGACCGTGACCATGGCGATCGGGGCCGCGGTGGTGATGGCCAGCGGCCTGTACATCCTGCATCGCGAAACCCGTCGCCGCGCCGCCGCGTCGCAGACGCTGCCGCCCGGCGACGGCGATTGA
- the gloB gene encoding hydroxyacylglutathione hydrolase, with translation MEVILVPAFADNYIYVLRDAASGKVGVVDPGEAAPVQAELERRGWALTHIFLTHHHNDHIGGVAELKARHRATVIGARADAHRIPDLDVALSDGDRTVFGEQTARVIAVPGHTSGHIAFWFEAAETLFSGDTLFSLGCGRLFEGTPAQMWESLQGLRSLTDSTRVYCGHEYTQSNGRFALTVDPQNSALRQRMEEVAALRERNQPTIPTTIGLERRTNPFLRADDPGVQSAIGLPGAPAVEVFTELRHRKDHFRG, from the coding sequence GTGGAGGTCATTCTGGTTCCGGCTTTCGCCGACAATTACATTTATGTGCTGCGCGACGCGGCATCCGGCAAGGTCGGAGTCGTCGATCCCGGCGAAGCCGCCCCGGTGCAGGCGGAGCTGGAGCGGCGCGGCTGGGCCCTGACCCACATCTTCCTGACCCACCACCACAACGACCATATCGGCGGCGTGGCGGAGCTGAAGGCCCGCCATCGCGCCACCGTGATCGGCGCCCGCGCCGACGCCCACCGCATTCCCGACCTGGACGTTGCGCTCAGCGACGGCGACCGCACGGTGTTCGGGGAGCAGACCGCCCGCGTCATCGCCGTTCCCGGCCATACCAGCGGCCACATCGCCTTCTGGTTCGAGGCGGCGGAGACGCTTTTCAGCGGCGACACCCTGTTCTCGCTCGGCTGCGGACGCCTGTTCGAGGGCACGCCCGCGCAGATGTGGGAGTCTCTGCAAGGGTTGCGGTCGCTGACCGATTCGACCCGCGTCTATTGCGGCCACGAGTACACCCAGTCCAACGGCCGCTTCGCCCTGACCGTCGACCCGCAGAATTCCGCGCTGCGCCAACGCATGGAGGAGGTCGCGGCATTGCGCGAGCGCAACCAGCCGACCATCCCGACCACCATCGGCCTGGAACGCCGGACCAACCCGTTCCTGCGCGCCGACGACCCCGGCGTCCAGTCCGCCATCGGCCTGCCCGGCGCCCCGGCGGTGGAGGTCTTCACCGAACTCCGCCACCGCAAGGACCATTTCCGCGGTTAG